From the Vibrio tubiashii ATCC 19109 genome, the window GAACAGCCACAGAAAAACTCAACGGCTTGTGGATCAAATAAACGAACTTTTTCTTGGTTGTAGAGGCGGTAGAGCAGTTCATTCGCCTCTAGGCTAAATAGCTCTTCATCTTTTACAGTATCTGTTAGTTGCTCAAGGTGCTCGAAATCTTCAGGTGTTCCAGTACCATCAGGCATAACCTGAATTAGCATGCCAGCCGCACGTTGTTGGTCTTCGTGCTCACCAGTGCGTAACCAGATGCGAGTTTTAAGCTGCTCTGAGTTGGCAAAGTAGCTTTCTAAGATTTCAGATAAGTTGTCGCCGTCTAGACCAACAATACCTTGGTAACGTTCACCTTTCTTAGGGTCGATGGTAATCACAAGATGGCCTTTACCCATCATGTCATGAATAGTCGCGTTATCTGCGATATCACCTTCCCAGCGAGCAACACCACGGATTTTCTGATCGTGATCGCCATTGATGACAGCCAGTGATACAGGGCCATCACCTTGCAATTGCATAGTGATAGAACCTTCAAACTTCAACGTTGCTGTTAATAGGGTGGTTGAAACCAATAGCTCACCAAGCAGCTTTTGTAGTGGTGCTGGGTATTCCTTGCTAGAAATAATACGTTGGTAAGCGTCATCCAATTGTACCAACTCACCACGAACTGAAAGATCTTCAAATAAGTAGCGGTTCAAAACATTGCTTGCCATGTGGCGATTCCTCGTAAATCTGGTAGAGCTTATTGGTGTTTAAATTTAATAATATCGCGGCGCTGCTTTTTATCAGGGCGGCGATCTGGGCTAGGGTTATGGGCGTGAAGTTTGCGACGTGCTGCATTCTCTTCACGTTTACTTAGACTCTCTGCTGTTTCAGAGTAGAGCGTTTGCGCTTCTGGGGCTCCGCGACGTTGGTCAGAAATTTTCTCTATGACCACAGTCTTTTCTTCGTGCCCTTGTCTCAATGTAATCACCGCACCGAGTTCGACAGCCTTACTTGGCTTGCTGCGCTGGCCATTATAATGGACTTTGCCGCCATCGACCATGTTGCGCGCGATGGAGCGAGTTTTATAAAATCGTGCAGCCCATAGCCATTTATCGAGTCTAACTGCTTCGGTTTGGGAACCCATTGTGTTTCTTGCCCTCTAAGGTGGTGAATGTTTGTTCCATTCAGATGCAGTAACAATGGTGACGAATGTGGCATTTTTCAAGCGAGATCATAAAAATTAAGCTCTAAGAAAGTGACGTTCGATGGTTTTATGTTTAGCTTGTTTCATATTTTGATACAATGAACGGCTACATCTTTGATAACTAATATTAACTTCCGTTATACAGGGCTTAGTACCATATTCTTAACGGGTGTAACAAAGCTCCAAGCTAGCGAGATAGGGACAGCGAGTGAAGCAAAACAGTGTAATGGCACTACTTAAATTCGGTGAGGCGCTCAAAGACGTGACTATGCAGCAGCGTATCAGCTACATAGTAATGATGCTTCTACTCACAATCAGTGCTTGGATTGGTGGGCAGATGCTTTGGCAACCGTGGAGCGCATCTTCCGTATCGCAATGGCAGCCGAGTGGCGTGGTGAGTGCAGGCTCGTCTAGTGCATCGCAACTCGATATTTCAGAGCTGCAGAACAGCAATCTTTTTGGCAAGTATCAAGAAAGTGCACCAGTTGTCGAGCAACCTAAAGTTCAAGATGCGCCGAAAAGTCGCTTGAATGTGGTTTTAGTTGGCGTGGTCACTAGTTCAAATCCAGAAAAAAGCTTAGCGGTGATTGCTAATCGCGGTCAGCAGGCTACGTATGGCATAAATGAAGTGATTGAAGGCACTCGCGCTAAACTTGTCCAAGTTCAGCCTGATCGAGTCATCATCGACAATTCAGGCCGCAATGAGACCGTTATGCTAGAAGGTCTGAAATATACAAAACCATCAGTAACGGCAGTTAAAGTGCCAGAAAGTGTGACACGCAGTCAGGTTTCACCAGACTCATTAAATAAAATTCGCGAAGAAATCCGCCAAGATGCTAAACAGATCTTCCAATATGTGCGGATGTCGCAAGTAAAACAAGATGGAGAGGTGGTTGGCTACCGCCTTTCTCCGGGTAAAGATAGAGCGTTGTTTGACGCTGTTGGTCTTAAACCGGGTGATATCGCAATTTCAATAAATGGACTGGATCTCAAAGATTCTGCGGCAATGGGTGAAGTATTTAGAAGCTTATCCCAGTTGACCGAACTCAATCTAACAGTAGAACGAAACGGTCAACCACACGAAATATACATTGAATTATAAGGTTGTCGCAGCAGCGTCAGCGATCCGAGGAGTACAGAGTGAACCATTGGCTTAAAAAAAGCGCATGGCTTTTAGCAGGAAGCTTATTAACGTCACCTGCAGTGGTAGTAGCAAATGATTTTAGTGCCAGCTTTAAAGGCACAGATATTCAAGAATTTATCAATATTGTTGGCCGTAACCTAGAAAAAACCATCATTGTTGACCCTTCGGTTAGAGGTAAAGTCGACGTGCGTAGCTACGACATGTTGACTGAGGAGCAGTACTACAGCTTTTTCCTCAATGTGCTGGAAGTGTACGGTTTTGCTGTGGTGGAAATGGATAATGGCATCTTAAAAGTCATCAAAGACAAAGATGCGAAAACATCGGCAGTGCCTGTTGTCGGTGATGGCAGTATCAATGGTGATGAAGTTGTCACTCGAGTTGTCGCAGTACGAAATGTCTCAGTGCGCGAATTATCCCCTCTACTACGTCAGCTTAATGACAATGCGGGTGCGGGTAACGTGGTTCACTATGACCCAGCAAACATTATCCTAATTACGGGTCGCGCGGCTGTGGTGAATCGTCTGGCGGACATTATCAAGCGTGTTGACCAAGCGGGTGACAAAGAAATTGAAGTGGTTGAACTAGATAATGCTTCAGCTGCAGAAATGGTGCGTATTGTCGAAGCTCTGAACAAGACCACCGATGCCAAAAACACTCCTGCCTTCCTTCAACCTAAATTGGTTGCTGATGATCGAACCAACTCGATTCTGATCTCTGGTGATCCGCAGGTACGTGAACGCCTACGTAAGTTAATCAAACAGCTCGATATTGAGATGGCATCAAAAGGTAATAATCGCGTGGTTTACCTTAAATATGCCAAAGCCGAAGACTTAGTTGATGTGCTAAAAGGTGTGTCTGATAACCTGCAAGCAGAGAAATCATCCGGTTCGAAACAGGCGAGTAGCGCTAAACGTGGTGAAGTGATGATTGCCGCCCACCCAGATACCAACGCATTAGTGGTAACCGCTCCGCCTGATATCATGAATGCGCTGCAGGATGTGATTGCTCAGCTCGATATTCGCCGTGCCCAAGTGTTAATCGAAGCGCTAATTGTGGAGATGTCTGAAGGTGATGGCCTTAACTTTGGTATTCAATGGGGTTCACTAGATACTGGTGCCGTGATTCAGCACTCTAATGCTGGCGCACCAATTGGTAGTGTGATGATTGGTCTAGAAGAAGCTAAGGATACTGTAGAAAAGAAACCAATCCGAGACTCTAATACAGGTGAAATTAAATATTACGAGGAAACGACCACTAAGGGTGATTACAGTAAACTGGCTTCTGCTCTAGGTGGTGTAAATGGTGCGGCATTGAGTGTCGTTATGGGCGACTGGACAGCATTGATCAGTGCAGTATCGACCGACTCCAACTCAAACATTCTATCTTCGCCTAGCATTACCGTAATGGATAATGGTGAAGCGTCATTTATTGTTGGTGAAGAAGTTCCTGTCATTACTGGTTCTCAGACTGGCTCAAATAATGACAACCCATTCCAGACCGTTGAGCGTAAAGAGGTCGGTATCAAGCTTAAAGTGGTACCGCAAATCAACGAAGGTAACTCAGTACAGTTAAAGATTGAGCAAGAAGTCTCTAACGTATTGGGCGCTAACGGTGCGGTCGATGTGCGTTTTGCCAAGCGTCAACTGAATACCTCAGTGATGGTAGAAGACGGTCAGATGATTGTCCTTGGTGGTCTTATTGATGAGCGTGCACTCGAAAGTGAATCTAAAGTGCCACTACTGGGCGATATTCCGTATCTAGGCCATCTATTTAAATCAACCAGTACTCAGGTTGAAAAGAAAAACCTCATGGTATTTATCAAGCCAACCATCATTCGGGATGGCATGACGGCAGATGGTATTACTCAACGTAAATACAACTTTATTCGTGCCGAGCAGCTCTACAGAGCTGATCAGGGTTTGAAGCTGATGGATGACGGTCATATTCCGGTATTGCCAGAGTATGGTGAAGAGATAGGCCATCCAGTCGAGATCCAAGCATTTATTGATCAGATGAGCGCTAAGTAATGGACGTCGAGTTAAATCCAAGCTTTAAACGCTTGCCGTTTAGTTTTGCCAATCGCTTTAAGCTTGTTTTAGAGTCTTCTGACAGTGGTTTAGTGCTTTACTATATCGCGCCGATTTCAGTGCAGGCTTTGATTGAAGTGAAGCGCGTGTGTGGTCAGTCTTTTACCTTGCAAGCGCTAAGCAAAGAGGCATTTGATGGTAAGTTAACTGAAGCTTATCAGCGTGATTCTTCGGAAGCGCGCCAACTGATGGAAGACATCGGTGCCGACAATGATGATTTCTTCTCTTTGGCGGAAGACTTACCGCAAGATGAAGATTTGCTTGAGTCAGAAGATGACGCACCGATCATCAAGCTTATCAACGCGATGTTGGGCGAGGCAATCAAAGAAGGGGCGTCGGATATTCATATCGAGACGTTTGAGAAAAGCCTCTCCATTCGTTTCCGGATTGATGGCGTGCTGCGTGATGTTCTTTCACCGAGCCGTAAGTTAGCCCCATTGCTTGTATCGCGTGTTAAGGTCATGGCCAAGCTTGATATCGCTGAAAAGCGTGTACCACAGGATGGTCGTATCTCGTTGCGTATTGGTGGACGCGCTGTTGATGTTCGTGTTTCAACGATGCCGTCTTCACACGGCGAACGGGTAGTAATGCGTCTGTTAGATAAAAATGCGACGCGTTTGGACTTACATAGTCTTGGCATGACAGAAACCAACCACAACGCGTTCCGCCAGATGATCGCTCGTCCGCACGGCATCATTTTGGTCACGGGCCCTACAGGTTCTGGTAAGTCAACCACCCTGTATGCTGGCCTGACAGAGATTAACAGCAATGAACGCAATATTCTGACGGTCGAAGATCCGATTGAATTTGATATCGATGGTATCGGCCAAACTCAGGTTAATCCCAAAGTGGATATGACTTTTGCTCGTGGTTTACGTGCAATTTTGCGCCAAGATCCGGATGTGGTCATGGTGGGTGAGATTCGTGACCTAGAAACAGCGCAAATCGCAGTTCAGGCTTCTTTGACTGGTCACTTAGTGATGTCGACGCTGCACACCAATACAGCCGTCGGTGCGATTACACGTCTACGTGATATGGGCATTGAGCCTTTCCTTATTTCTTCCTCTTTGCTGGGTGTTTTGGCTCAGCGATTAGTGCGTACGCTATGCTCCGATTGTAAAGAGCCTTATGAAGCAGATAAAGAAACCAAAAAACTGTTTGGTTTGAAGAAGAAAGAGGACTTAACTCTCTATCGCGCATGTGGCTGTGAAGCATGTAATTATAAAGGCTACCGCGGACGTACAGGCATTCATGAACTGCTCGTGATTGATGAAGATGTTCAGACCTTGATTCACAGCGAGTCAGGAGAGCAGGCGATTGAAAAGCAGATTCGCGAGCATACTCCGAGCATTCGCGATGATGGTCTAAGTAAAGTGCGTGCAGGTATCACCTCGCTTGAAGAAGTGATGCGGGTGACCAAGGAAGGCTAATGGCGGCATTTGAATATAAAGCGCTCGATGCGAAAGGTAAGACCAAAAAAGGCGTTATCGAAGGTGATAATGCTCGTCAGGTGCGTGCCAGACTTAAAGAACAAGGCCTAATACCGGTTGAAGTGAGCGAAACAAGGCAGAAAGCGAAAAAGCAGACTAACCAAGCGACGTTTCAGTTTAAACGGGGTTTAAGCACGCCTGATTTAGCCTTAATCACTCGTCAATTGGCGACCTTGGTTCAGTCCGGTATGCCGCTCGAAGAGTGTTTAAAAGCCGTTTCTGAACAGTCAGAAAAACCGCGCATCCGTACTATGTTGCTTGCTGTCCGTTCCAAGGTGACGGAAGGCTATACCTTAGCCGACAGCTTGGCCGATTTTCCCCATGTATTCGACGAGCTGTTTCGTTCGATGGTTTCAGCGGGCGAAAAGTCAGGGCATTTGGACTCAGTGCTAGAACGTCTCGCGGATTATGCTGAAAACCGCCAAAAATTACGTTCTAAATTGCAGCAAGCGATGATTTATCCAGTCGTGCTGGTGGTTTTCGCGGTCGGTATTGTGGCGTTCTTGCTTGCCGCTGTTGTTCCGAAAATTGTGGGCCAGTTTGTCCAAATGGGTCAAGAGTTGCCTCAATCCACTCAGTTTTTACTTGCTGCCAGTGACTTTATCCAAAACTGGGGGCTTACCCTGCTTGTTGCTTTGATTGTGGTTATCTACCTAGTTAAGTTTGCGCTCAGTAAGCCTAAGTTACGTTTGAGTTGGGATCGCAAAGTTATCTCTATGCCATTGGTTGGCAAAATTGCCCGCGGCCTAAACACTTCGCGCTTTGCGCGTACATTATCTATCTGTACTTCGAGCGCGATTCCAATTTTGGAAGGAATGCGCGTTGCAGTGGACGTTATGTCGAACCATTACGTTAAACAGCAGGTCTTAATCGCGACAGATAATGTTCGTGAAGGTGCCAGCTTACGCCGCGCTCTTGAGCAAACCAAATTGTTCCCACCCATGATGCTGCACATGATAGCCAGTGGTGAACAGAGTGGTGAGCTAGAAGGCATGCTGACTCGTGCTGCGGACAACCAAGACTCAAACTTTGAATCGACAATCAATATCGCACTGGGCATCTTTACTCCGGCTTTGATTGCTTTAATGGCGGGGTTGGTGCTGTTTATTGTTATGGCGACGCTAATGCCAATTTTAGAAATGAATAACTTAATGAGTTCATAACAGCTTTTAGCAAATCTAAGCTGCTTTTGTGGAGAATAAAATGAACAAAAAAATGAAGAAACAGTCTGGCTTTACCTTGTTAGAAGTTATGGTTGTGGTGGTGATCTTAGGTATTTTGGCAAGCTTTGTCGTACCTAACCTACTTGGCAACAAAGAAAAAGCGGATCAACAGAAAGCGATTACCGATATCGTTGCGCTAGAGAATGCGCTTGATATGTACAAGCTCGATAACAGCGTTTATCCGTCAACAGACCAAGGTTTAGAAGCGTTAGTGACGAAGCCTTCTAGCCCAGAGCCGCGCAACTACCGTGACGGTGGCTACATTAAGCGTCTACCTTCCGATCCATGGGGCAATGACTACCAATACCTAAGCCCAGGTGACAATGGCAATGTGGATATCTTTACGCTAGGTGCAGATGGTCAGGAAGGTGGCGAAGGTGCCAACGCTGATATCGGCAACTGGAATATTCAAGATTTTCAGTAATTAGTAGTTAACGCTTAGCCTTTATGCGTCGTCATTCTGGATTTACTCTGCTTGAGATTTTACTGGTATTGGTGCTGATTTCACTCGCATCCGTAGCGGTGATTTCTACTTTACCAGTTAGTGCAGAAGACGGCGCAAAGAAACAGGCTCAATCTTTGTTTTATCGGGTTCAGCTTCTTAATGAAGAGGCGATGTTGAGTGGTAATGACTTCGGTCTGCGCGTTGATGAGAAGAAATCAACGTACCACTTTATGCGACTAAAATCGGAAGGTTGGCAAAAGCTCGAGCAACACCATATACCGCCTGAGACTGAGCTAGCGAATAACCTATCTATCATGTTAACGCTGGGAGGCAGCGTCTGGAGTGATCAAGAGCGCTTGTTTAAACCCGGCTCTCTCTTTGATGAAGATATGTTCGCTGAGTTTGAACAAGAGAAGAAAAAGCTGCCACCACCGCAAGTTTTCATTATGTCGAGCGGTGAAGTGACACCATTTTCTATTGCCATTTACCCGCAGGAGCGCAGTGCTGAAGACGATGCATGGCGAATAGTGGCAAAAGAAAATGGTCAGATCATCTTGTTAGCACCTGGAGAAAGTGATGAAGAAAGCTAAGCAAGGCTTTACGCTTCTTGAGGTGTTGGTCGCGTTAGCGATTTTTGCCACTGCAGCGATTGCGACCATTCGCTCGGTTAGCCAACATATTAATACGCTTAACTTTCTCGAAGAGAAAACTTTTGCGGCTATGGTGGCAGACAATCAAATGGCGAAGGTGATTTTATCTGGCAGTAAGCCAAGTAAGAAAAAAGGCAAAGAAACACTCGCACAGCGAGATTGGTTCTGGACAGTGGAACCCGTTTCCACCGCTGGGGATATGCTACAAGCCTTTGATGTTAAAGTTGCGACCAGTGAAAAAGGATCGCCAGTGGTCACGGTGAGAAGCTATGTACCGAAATAGTCTTAATCGGTCACAGGGCTTTACCCTGATCGAAGTGCTGGTGGCGATTGCGATTTTTGCTAGCTTGAGTGTCGGGGCTTATCAGGTTCTCAATCAGGTTCAGCGCAGCAATGAAATTTCGATGGAGCGTAGTGAGCGTTTAAAAACGCTACAACGAGCCTTAGTGTTTATGGACAATGACTTTCGCCAAATGGCGCTGCGTCAAGCTCGTACCAATGGCGAAGAGCCTTCTCCTTTGTTGTTGCAATGGAAAGACTATTTACTCGACTCTGATGCAAAAGGGGTGATGTTCGTTCGCGCTGGTTGGCACAATCCGCAGCAACAGTTTCCGCGTGGTGAAATAAGTAAAGTCGGTTATCGGATTAAAGACCAGCAGTTGCAACGAGTATGGTGGCGTTATGCGGACACACCCGCTGGGCAAGAAGGCATTGTGATGCCATTGCTCGATGGTGTGGAAGATTTTGAGATGCGTTTTTTCGATGGCAAGCAGTGGCAGAAAGAGTGGCAAACTAAGTTTGCTCTACCACAAGCCGTAGCGTTGAGTTTAGAGCTAGAGGATTATGGCAAGATTGAGCGCATCTATCTGACATCAGGGGGCACTCTAGAGCTGTCTGAGGAGCAGAAACAAGATGGTTAGAAAGCAGCGCGGCGTCGCACTTATCATCGTGCTGTTGTTATTAGCGGTCATGGTCAGTATCGCTGCAAGCATGGCAGACCGTCTGTTTAGTCAGTTTAAACGAGCGACTAACCAGATCAATTATCAGCAAGCTTATTGGTATAGCGTCGGGGCTGAAGCATTGGCGCAGGCAGGTCTTGAACAAAGCTTTAAAGACTCAGATACGATTAATCTTTCGCAGCCATGGGCATTAGAAGAGCAAACTTACCCGTTGGACTACGGTACGTTAAAAGGCCGCTTAGTTGATCAGCAGTCCTGCTTTAACCTCAATGCACTGTCGAGCTTAGCTTCGACAGCTGGGTCGGATAAGTCTCCATACTTGGTCGATGTCTTTCAAAACTTGCTCGAAGAGTTGCAAATTGAAAATTACCAAGCGGAAACAGTTGCTCAATCTACTTGGGAATACGTCGACAGCAATAACTCGGTTAACTCGACGGTTGGGGTTGAAGACAGCTTCTATGAGTCGATGTCTCCCGCCTATATGGCGGCAAATAGCCTGATGGCGGATAGCTCTGAGTTACGTGCAGTCAACCAGGTTTCGGGTGAAGTGATGGAAAAAGTACTGCCTTACGTGTGTGCTATTCCAACCACCGATTTGAGATTAAATGTAAATACGATCAAGCCAGAGCATGCTGCATTGTTGGCAGCTTTGTTTCAACCTGCTCTTAGTGTTACTCAAGCTAAGCAGGTTTTAGAAAATCGCCCTTTTGACGGCTGGGCGAGTGTTGACGACTTTTTAAATGAGAAAGAGTTTGCCAACGTAACGGCTGATGCACGTAAAGAGGGCAAAGGCTATTTGGCTGTAACCAGTGCCTATTTTGAGTTGGATGTTGAATTATTAGTTGGGGACTCTCGCGTGAGAGTACGCAGCTTGCTATTTAGTAGTGATAAACAAACTGCGACGGTCATTAGCCGTCGCTTCGGAGGTATCGGTGAACGAGTTTCTGATCGTTCGACTGACAAATAATACCGCTCAGGCTATCCAGTGGTTAGTCTGGTCGGAGTCGCAAAAGGAAGTGATTGCGAGCGGAGAGCTAGACAGTTATCAGGCACTGCCAGAGATCGCGACATACGCGGAAGGGCGTCGCACGATTGTTTTGTTGTCAGCAGAAAGCTTGGTTCTAACCGATGTAGAAATTCCCGCGGGTGCAAGTCGCCAGCTTGAATCTATGTTGCCCTATGTGCTTGAAGATGATTTAGCGCAGGATGTCGATCAACTGCATTTTACCATTCTAAACAAATCGCAAGGTCAAGCGCAGGTGTGTGCGGTGGATTCACAGTGGCTAGAAAAAGTCCTCATGGAGCTTGGCGATATTGGTTGTCAGATCCAAAAGGTCATGCCCGACGTATTGGCGCTTCCAGATAGTGAAGGATTGTCTGCGGTTGAGATTGGTCAGCAATGGCTATTGAAGAAGTCTAGCTACCAAGGTATGTCGGTTGAGAGTGATTGGCTATCGCTGGTGGCTCAGTCTGAATGGGTACAGCAAGACGAAGAATTCCTACCGCTAACTTCATATTCGGCTTTGCCGACTTCTCTTGAGCTTGCTGAACAGCAGCAGTGGCTGAACGGCGAGCCTAAGTTAGTGATGCAGTTACTCGCTGAACAAGCGATCATAAGCAAAATTAATCTTCTGACTGGGCAATTTAAGCCTAAATCGTCTTTCAGTCGCTATTGGAAAATATGGCAGAAAGTCGCTGTTGCGGCGGTGCTGCTATTGGCGGTGGTGGTTGTCGATAATGTGCTTAAAATTCAAAAGTATGAAGCGAAGGCGAGTGCTTATCGTACGGAAAGTGAGCGTATTTTCCGCCAGTCCTTACCGGGTAAAACCAAGATACCGACCGTGAGCTATTTAAAGCGTGAAATGGAGCGTGAAGCGAGTCGTTTGTCTGGTGGCTCTGATGGCAATGAACTCATTAGTCTGATGGTGAAGCTGCCTCCTTTACTCAATCAAGTGCCTGGTTTAGATCTCACCAGTTTTAAGTATGACAGTGGACGTAATGAAGTTCGCTTACAAGCGCAAAGCAAAGATTTCCAAACCTTTGAAAAGGCTGCAGAGCTGATGGGCTCTAATTTTGCGGTCGAGCAGGGGCAACTTAACCGCTCAGGGAGCCTAGTCAATGGCTCTTTTGTTCTAAAGCCGTTGTGAGGGATTAAGCATGAATAAGTTGGTCAATACCTTACAAACTTGGTGGTTGAGTATTTCACAACGTGAGCAGCGCTTAGTGGTTGCTTGCTCTCTATTGGTGGTCATTGGCGGCCTGTATTGGGGCGTCGTTCAACCTGTCGCCGAGCGAGCAAATAACGCTCAAATGCGCATTCAAAGCGAGAAGCAACTGCTTTCTTGGGTGAAAGACAAAGCGGATCAGATCAGTCAGTCCCAAGGGCAGGGTGGCAGAGCGGTTTCTAGCCTACCTATCAACCAAGCGGTTTCTTCAAGTGTTGGGCGCTTTAAAGTTGAGTTGATTCGTGTCCAACCGCGTGGCGAGCAGTTTCAGGTGTGGGTTGCGCCTATGCCGTTCAATCAGTTCTTAAACTGGATAACCTTTTTGCAAGAGACGCATGGAATCAAGGTGGTATTTCTTGATATCGATAAAGGAAACCAAGACGGTATGATTGAAGTTAATCGACTTCAGCTTGGTAGAGGGTAATTGAGTGAAGAAAACAGTGTTATCGGGTGTGTTTCTTAGCTCCGTATTTGTCGCTAGCGCTATGGTGCATTTACCCGCTCAGTTCGTAGTGCAATATGCGCCTCTGCCTAATCAACTCAGCTTGATTGGGGTTGAAGGTACGGTATGGCAGGGCTCTGTTCACCAAGTGAAATGGCAAAACCAAAACTATGGCGCGCTAAACTGGCAGCTTAACGTTGCTAAGTTGTTAACTGGGACTGCAGAGGCTCAAGTGCGTTTCGGTCGTGGTAGTGATCTATCGCTT encodes:
- the hslO gene encoding Hsp33 family molecular chaperone HslO gives rise to the protein MASNVLNRYLFEDLSVRGELVQLDDAYQRIISSKEYPAPLQKLLGELLVSTTLLTATLKFEGSITMQLQGDGPVSLAVINGDHDQKIRGVARWEGDIADNATIHDMMGKGHLVITIDPKKGERYQGIVGLDGDNLSEILESYFANSEQLKTRIWLRTGEHEDQQRAAGMLIQVMPDGTGTPEDFEHLEQLTDTVKDEELFSLEANELLYRLYNQEKVRLFDPQAVEFFCGCSRERSGAAIVTIDRAEVNDILAEVGSISLHCDYCGTNYSFDEAQVSELFNQTDSGNKTLH
- the hslR gene encoding ribosome-associated heat shock protein Hsp15 — protein: MGSQTEAVRLDKWLWAARFYKTRSIARNMVDGGKVHYNGQRSKPSKAVELGAVITLRQGHEEKTVVIEKISDQRRGAPEAQTLYSETAESLSKREENAARRKLHAHNPSPDRRPDKKQRRDIIKFKHQ
- the gspC gene encoding type II secretion system protein GspC; the encoded protein is MALLKFGEALKDVTMQQRISYIVMMLLLTISAWIGGQMLWQPWSASSVSQWQPSGVVSAGSSSASQLDISELQNSNLFGKYQESAPVVEQPKVQDAPKSRLNVVLVGVVTSSNPEKSLAVIANRGQQATYGINEVIEGTRAKLVQVQPDRVIIDNSGRNETVMLEGLKYTKPSVTAVKVPESVTRSQVSPDSLNKIREEIRQDAKQIFQYVRMSQVKQDGEVVGYRLSPGKDRALFDAVGLKPGDIAISINGLDLKDSAAMGEVFRSLSQLTELNLTVERNGQPHEIYIEL
- the gspD gene encoding type II secretion system secretin GspD; translated protein: MNHWLKKSAWLLAGSLLTSPAVVVANDFSASFKGTDIQEFINIVGRNLEKTIIVDPSVRGKVDVRSYDMLTEEQYYSFFLNVLEVYGFAVVEMDNGILKVIKDKDAKTSAVPVVGDGSINGDEVVTRVVAVRNVSVRELSPLLRQLNDNAGAGNVVHYDPANIILITGRAAVVNRLADIIKRVDQAGDKEIEVVELDNASAAEMVRIVEALNKTTDAKNTPAFLQPKLVADDRTNSILISGDPQVRERLRKLIKQLDIEMASKGNNRVVYLKYAKAEDLVDVLKGVSDNLQAEKSSGSKQASSAKRGEVMIAAHPDTNALVVTAPPDIMNALQDVIAQLDIRRAQVLIEALIVEMSEGDGLNFGIQWGSLDTGAVIQHSNAGAPIGSVMIGLEEAKDTVEKKPIRDSNTGEIKYYEETTTKGDYSKLASALGGVNGAALSVVMGDWTALISAVSTDSNSNILSSPSITVMDNGEASFIVGEEVPVITGSQTGSNNDNPFQTVERKEVGIKLKVVPQINEGNSVQLKIEQEVSNVLGANGAVDVRFAKRQLNTSVMVEDGQMIVLGGLIDERALESESKVPLLGDIPYLGHLFKSTSTQVEKKNLMVFIKPTIIRDGMTADGITQRKYNFIRAEQLYRADQGLKLMDDGHIPVLPEYGEEIGHPVEIQAFIDQMSAK
- the gspE gene encoding type II secretion system ATPase GspE, with the translated sequence MDVELNPSFKRLPFSFANRFKLVLESSDSGLVLYYIAPISVQALIEVKRVCGQSFTLQALSKEAFDGKLTEAYQRDSSEARQLMEDIGADNDDFFSLAEDLPQDEDLLESEDDAPIIKLINAMLGEAIKEGASDIHIETFEKSLSIRFRIDGVLRDVLSPSRKLAPLLVSRVKVMAKLDIAEKRVPQDGRISLRIGGRAVDVRVSTMPSSHGERVVMRLLDKNATRLDLHSLGMTETNHNAFRQMIARPHGIILVTGPTGSGKSTTLYAGLTEINSNERNILTVEDPIEFDIDGIGQTQVNPKVDMTFARGLRAILRQDPDVVMVGEIRDLETAQIAVQASLTGHLVMSTLHTNTAVGAITRLRDMGIEPFLISSSLLGVLAQRLVRTLCSDCKEPYEADKETKKLFGLKKKEDLTLYRACGCEACNYKGYRGRTGIHELLVIDEDVQTLIHSESGEQAIEKQIREHTPSIRDDGLSKVRAGITSLEEVMRVTKEG
- the gspF gene encoding type II secretion system inner membrane protein GspF is translated as MAAFEYKALDAKGKTKKGVIEGDNARQVRARLKEQGLIPVEVSETRQKAKKQTNQATFQFKRGLSTPDLALITRQLATLVQSGMPLEECLKAVSEQSEKPRIRTMLLAVRSKVTEGYTLADSLADFPHVFDELFRSMVSAGEKSGHLDSVLERLADYAENRQKLRSKLQQAMIYPVVLVVFAVGIVAFLLAAVVPKIVGQFVQMGQELPQSTQFLLAASDFIQNWGLTLLVALIVVIYLVKFALSKPKLRLSWDRKVISMPLVGKIARGLNTSRFARTLSICTSSAIPILEGMRVAVDVMSNHYVKQQVLIATDNVREGASLRRALEQTKLFPPMMLHMIASGEQSGELEGMLTRAADNQDSNFESTINIALGIFTPALIALMAGLVLFIVMATLMPILEMNNLMSS
- the gspG gene encoding type II secretion system major pseudopilin GspG, coding for MNKKMKKQSGFTLLEVMVVVVILGILASFVVPNLLGNKEKADQQKAITDIVALENALDMYKLDNSVYPSTDQGLEALVTKPSSPEPRNYRDGGYIKRLPSDPWGNDYQYLSPGDNGNVDIFTLGADGQEGGEGANADIGNWNIQDFQ
- the gspH gene encoding type II secretion system minor pseudopilin GspH gives rise to the protein MRRHSGFTLLEILLVLVLISLASVAVISTLPVSAEDGAKKQAQSLFYRVQLLNEEAMLSGNDFGLRVDEKKSTYHFMRLKSEGWQKLEQHHIPPETELANNLSIMLTLGGSVWSDQERLFKPGSLFDEDMFAEFEQEKKKLPPPQVFIMSSGEVTPFSIAIYPQERSAEDDAWRIVAKENGQIILLAPGESDEES
- the gspI gene encoding type II secretion system minor pseudopilin GspI, with amino-acid sequence MKKAKQGFTLLEVLVALAIFATAAIATIRSVSQHINTLNFLEEKTFAAMVADNQMAKVILSGSKPSKKKGKETLAQRDWFWTVEPVSTAGDMLQAFDVKVATSEKGSPVVTVRSYVPK
- the gspJ gene encoding type II secretion system minor pseudopilin GspJ — translated: MYRNSLNRSQGFTLIEVLVAIAIFASLSVGAYQVLNQVQRSNEISMERSERLKTLQRALVFMDNDFRQMALRQARTNGEEPSPLLLQWKDYLLDSDAKGVMFVRAGWHNPQQQFPRGEISKVGYRIKDQQLQRVWWRYADTPAGQEGIVMPLLDGVEDFEMRFFDGKQWQKEWQTKFALPQAVALSLELEDYGKIERIYLTSGGTLELSEEQKQDG